Proteins encoded within one genomic window of Oncorhynchus tshawytscha isolate Ot180627B linkage group LG02, Otsh_v2.0, whole genome shotgun sequence:
- the LOC112262126 gene encoding fidgetin-like protein 2 translates to MLSPVTLHSLLKMHWSPEHVAPLSQWPEQHLDVSSTTSPSSVHKHDPYATAGRCGYTPAAGYPWASDDISALTASSLLKHYAEKYSGLELPYERPAPGAYSEPGSFLKSEAEPWSLGQGMECYSGLEALAAGAKVGSVSVGLTGTGSVTVVSSNLTSDPGYSSSGSCNGPPSQDYPPSYNSSYLSSGYYPQTGSALPPASLHSLHTTPTLVPSYNLNNPVYNYLPGCYPHPQTSLASGYSHPSASYLPSGLSTSTSLTPRPTVVGSSYGYPSHSLGASSETGGPLKRKAVEMVEEGEEGGGEGEGSQYRKYGNVHGNGHSKSPFNGYAMAGSEGQAYKPGKPLVLPPYGGQREYSPSSGLGGESRGGGEHGFPHQRLAMKMPASRARSDDPTGGR, encoded by the coding sequence gtCTGTTGAAAATGCATTGGTCTCCGGAGCACGTGGCCCCCCTGTCCCAGTGGCCTGAGCAGCACCTAGATGtgtcctccaccacctccccttCCTCGGTCCACAAACACGATCCCTACGCCACCGCAGGTCGCTGCGGTTACACCCCTGCAGCCGGCTACCCCTGGGCCAGTGATGACATCTCGGCCCTCACTGCCTCCTCCTTGTTAAAACACTATGCCGAGAAGTACTCAGGTCTGGAGTTGCCCTATGAGAGACCTGCCCCAGGGGCATATTCAGAGCCTGGGTCTTTCCTGAAGAGTGAGGCTGAGCCCTGGTCCCTGGGGCAGGGAATGGAGTGTTACTCTGGGCTGGAGGCCCTGGCTGCAGGGGCCAAAGTGGGCTCAGTGTCAGTGGGCCTCACTGGCACAGGCAGTGTGACGGTAGTGAGCAGTAACTTGACCTCTGATCCCGGATATAGCAGCAGTGGCTCCTGTAATGGGCCGCCCTCTCAGGACTACCCACCCTCCTACAACAGCAGCTACCTCTCCTCTGGATACTACCCCCAGACTGGCTCAGCACTTCCCCCAGCCTCTCTACACTCTCTGCATACCACCCCCACCTTGGTGCCCAGCTACAACCTTAACAATCCAGTCTACAACTACCTGCCAGGCTGCTACCCCCACCCCCAGACCAGCCTGGCATCTGGCTACAGCCACCCCAGTGCCTCCTACCTCCCCTCAGGGCTGAGCACCTCTACCTCCCTGACCCCCCGGCCCACTGTGGTGGGGAGCAGCTATGGATACCCCAGCCACAGCCTAGGGGCCAGCTCTGAAACAGGAGGGCCACTGAAACGCAAGGCCGTTGAGAtggtggaagagggggaggagggaggaggagagggggagggctcCCAGTACAGGAAGTACGGCAATGTCCATGGAAATGGCCACAGCAAGAGCCCCTTCAACGGCTACGCCATGGCGGGCTCAGAAGGCCAGGCCTACAAGCCTGGCAAGCCATTGGTGTTGCCTCCTTATGGTGGGCAGAGGGAGTACAGCCCCTCCTCAGGCCTAGgtggggagagcaggggaggaggggaacacGGCTTCCCCCATCAGAGGCTGGCCATGAAGATGCCTGCGTCACGTGCGCGATCTGATGACCCCACTGGAGGACGCTAG